In Corallococcus macrosporus, the following are encoded in one genomic region:
- a CDS encoding FAD-dependent oxidoreductase: protein MAKRYDVVVVGSGFGGSITALRLAQAGKSVAVLERGRRYAPGQFPRDITRADELLWHHPVRPEARGLYDVRFLSGIGTVTASGVGGGSLIYANVHVRPDPIVFDHPRWPRGFSREALDPYYDKVARELDVKPFPASIPLKKRDLFQQAAQRMGRKTFDPDEAVSWTEPSAPGRKACQRCAECEFGCQHGAKNTLDLTYLARAEKLGATVWPGLSVSHVQRVAGGYRVHFKDLATGEKTSVEGSRVVLSAGALGTVEILLRSRDRARTLPLVSEWLGKGYSGNGDFLGSLHGSREQIMPWEGPDVATVMRFFDAAPRFTMVTATFNQPATAVLAGMGQPRLGLLGGVGSPLWTKLWPLMHGAFAKGLFNKPLGTGVDPSRTSNLFAIGQDNANGHMVLKGDRLDIEWDYANENVALVNRMTDAMRELASQYGGTFAPLVTWELFRRPFTVHSLGGAHLAESPARGVVSKEGEVFNYPGLYVADGSVIPTSIGFHPVMTISAVAERIAEAVAHGF from the coding sequence ATGGCGAAGCGGTACGACGTGGTGGTGGTGGGCTCCGGCTTCGGTGGCTCCATCACCGCGTTGCGGCTGGCGCAGGCGGGCAAGTCCGTGGCGGTGCTGGAGCGGGGCCGCCGGTACGCCCCGGGCCAGTTCCCTCGCGACATCACGCGCGCGGACGAGCTGCTCTGGCACCACCCCGTCCGCCCGGAGGCGCGAGGGCTCTACGACGTGCGCTTCCTGTCCGGCATCGGCACGGTGACGGCGAGCGGCGTGGGCGGCGGGTCGCTCATCTACGCCAACGTGCACGTGCGGCCGGACCCCATCGTCTTCGACCATCCGCGCTGGCCCCGGGGCTTCTCCCGCGAGGCGTTGGATCCGTATTACGACAAGGTCGCGCGCGAGCTGGACGTGAAGCCGTTCCCCGCGTCCATCCCGCTGAAGAAGCGCGACCTGTTCCAGCAGGCCGCCCAGCGCATGGGCCGCAAGACGTTCGATCCGGACGAGGCCGTCTCCTGGACGGAGCCCTCCGCCCCGGGCCGCAAGGCGTGTCAGCGCTGCGCGGAGTGCGAGTTCGGCTGCCAGCACGGCGCGAAGAACACCCTGGACCTCACCTACCTGGCGCGCGCGGAGAAGCTGGGCGCCACGGTGTGGCCGGGCCTGTCCGTGTCCCACGTGCAGCGCGTCGCGGGCGGCTACCGCGTGCACTTCAAGGACCTGGCCACCGGGGAGAAGACGTCCGTGGAGGGCAGCCGCGTGGTGCTGTCCGCCGGGGCGCTGGGCACGGTGGAAATCCTGCTGCGCAGCCGCGACCGGGCCCGCACGCTGCCCCTGGTGAGCGAGTGGCTGGGCAAGGGCTACTCCGGCAACGGCGACTTCCTGGGCTCGCTGCACGGCAGCCGTGAGCAGATCATGCCGTGGGAGGGGCCGGACGTGGCCACGGTGATGCGCTTCTTCGACGCCGCGCCGCGCTTCACGATGGTGACGGCCACGTTCAACCAGCCGGCGACGGCGGTGCTCGCGGGGATGGGACAGCCCCGGCTGGGATTGCTGGGCGGTGTGGGGTCCCCGCTGTGGACGAAGCTGTGGCCGCTGATGCACGGCGCGTTCGCCAAGGGGCTGTTCAACAAGCCGCTGGGCACCGGCGTGGACCCCTCGCGCACGAGCAACCTGTTCGCCATTGGCCAGGACAACGCCAACGGGCACATGGTGCTCAAGGGCGACCGGCTGGACATCGAGTGGGACTACGCGAACGAGAACGTGGCCCTGGTGAACCGGATGACGGACGCGATGCGGGAGCTGGCGTCGCAGTACGGCGGCACGTTCGCGCCGCTCGTCACCTGGGAGCTGTTCCGCCGGCCGTTCACGGTGCACTCGCTGGGTGGGGCGCACCTGGCGGAGTCGCCGGCGCGGGGCGTCGTGTCGAAGGAAGGCGAAGTGTTCAACTACCCCGGACTGTACGTGGCGGATGGCTCCGTCATCCCCACGTCCATCGGTTTCCATCCGGTGATGACCATCAGCGCGGTGGCCGAGCGCATCGCGGAGGCGGTGGCCCATGGCTTTTGA
- a CDS encoding alpha/beta fold hydrolase, whose translation MAFDYRSGAAVSRTLSQDVTLKGMPVPERYDFLAGDGVPLKLTRYVGGTKGPVLLVHGAGVWSGMFMLPTLKENFVQHLVRHGYDTWLLDWRASVQLPLRQFTLDDAADHDMPAAVRRVREITGADSVQAVVHCAGSAAFFMSMAAGHLPDVRTVVASQVALHHHTPATTRFKALLRVPELLDAGLDSLTPDDASRTPLFQAAFTKVSSLLRMECDSPVCHRLSFMYGRLYRHARLNTETHARLEEQFGRCNLLTFRHLGQLARGGHAAKFDYGRAGNLARYGQARPPDYLDPEPFQRPITFVSSEQNRTYLPSSTERTFQWLREANGARWYQRRMLPGYGHLDTFMGSTAAEDTYPVLREALEFQPR comes from the coding sequence ATGGCTTTTGATTACCGAAGCGGCGCGGCGGTGTCGCGGACCCTGTCGCAGGACGTGACCCTCAAGGGCATGCCCGTCCCGGAGCGGTACGACTTCCTCGCGGGCGACGGCGTCCCCCTGAAGCTCACCCGCTACGTGGGGGGCACGAAGGGGCCGGTGCTGCTGGTGCACGGCGCGGGCGTGTGGAGCGGCATGTTCATGCTGCCCACGCTCAAGGAGAACTTCGTCCAGCACCTGGTGCGCCACGGCTACGACACGTGGCTGCTGGACTGGCGCGCCAGCGTGCAGCTGCCCCTGCGTCAGTTCACCTTGGACGACGCGGCGGACCACGACATGCCGGCGGCGGTGCGGCGCGTGCGCGAAATCACCGGCGCGGACTCGGTGCAGGCGGTGGTGCACTGCGCGGGCTCCGCGGCGTTCTTCATGTCCATGGCCGCGGGGCACCTGCCGGACGTGCGCACGGTGGTGGCGTCGCAGGTGGCGCTGCACCACCACACGCCGGCCACCACGCGCTTCAAGGCGCTCTTGCGCGTGCCGGAGCTGCTGGACGCGGGGCTGGACTCGCTCACGCCGGATGACGCGTCCCGCACGCCGCTGTTCCAGGCCGCGTTCACCAAGGTGTCGAGCCTCCTGCGGATGGAGTGTGACAGCCCGGTGTGCCACCGGCTGTCGTTCATGTACGGCCGGCTGTACCGGCACGCCCGGCTCAATACGGAAACGCACGCGCGGCTGGAGGAGCAGTTTGGCCGGTGCAACCTGCTGACGTTCCGCCACCTGGGACAGCTGGCGCGCGGCGGCCACGCGGCGAAGTTCGACTACGGCCGCGCGGGCAACCTGGCGCGCTACGGACAGGCGCGTCCGCCGGACTACCTGGACCCGGAGCCCTTCCAGCGGCCCATCACGTTCGTCTCCAGCGAGCAGAACCGCACCTACCTGCCGTCGTCCACGGAGCGCACCTTCCAGTGGCTGCGTGAGGCCAACGGTGCCCGCTGGTACCAGCGCCGCATGCTGCCGGGCTACGGCCACCTGGACACGTTCATGGGAAGCACCGCCGCCGAGGACACCTATCCGGTGCTGCGCGAGGCGCTGGAGTTCCAGCCCCGCTGA
- a CDS encoding NADP-dependent oxidoreductase, translating into MKAVVLKGYGDVDVLAVQDMPEPKVGPGEVKVRVTAASINPVDWKIRRGDMKGRMDLKFPAILGRDVSGEVVEVGTGVETFEPGDRVMGLVNAGYAETVVAPTECWAKVPDTLDLQDAAALPLVTLTGTQLIEEHVRPSKGDTVLVTGALGAVGRSAIFAARARGARIWAGVRSKQVDEARKLGVEGVVALDDPKDIARLPTLDAVADTVGGDAVAAVLDKVKHGGTVGSVLGEPKGAKEKGLTVRSFMAHPDAHRLEQIAQSAAKGDLVIPISRTFKLDEAREAQKVAEQGGMGKVLLVN; encoded by the coding sequence ATGAAAGCGGTCGTGCTGAAAGGCTATGGGGACGTGGATGTGCTCGCGGTGCAGGACATGCCCGAGCCGAAGGTTGGGCCGGGCGAGGTGAAGGTCCGCGTCACCGCCGCGAGCATCAACCCGGTGGACTGGAAGATCCGCCGGGGGGACATGAAGGGGCGGATGGACCTGAAGTTCCCCGCCATCCTCGGGCGCGACGTGTCCGGCGAGGTCGTGGAGGTCGGCACGGGCGTGGAGACCTTCGAGCCGGGTGACCGCGTGATGGGGCTGGTGAACGCCGGCTACGCGGAGACGGTGGTCGCGCCCACGGAGTGCTGGGCGAAGGTGCCCGACACCCTGGACCTGCAGGACGCCGCCGCGCTGCCGCTGGTGACGCTGACGGGCACGCAGCTCATTGAAGAGCACGTGCGTCCCTCGAAGGGGGACACGGTGCTCGTCACGGGGGCGCTGGGGGCGGTGGGGCGCTCGGCCATCTTCGCGGCGCGGGCGCGGGGCGCGCGCATCTGGGCGGGTGTGCGCAGCAAGCAGGTGGACGAGGCCCGGAAGCTGGGCGTGGAAGGCGTCGTCGCGCTGGATGATCCGAAGGACATCGCGAGGCTGCCCACGCTGGACGCGGTGGCGGATACGGTGGGCGGTGACGCCGTGGCGGCGGTGCTCGACAAGGTGAAGCACGGTGGGACGGTGGGCAGCGTTCTGGGGGAGCCGAAGGGCGCGAAGGAGAAGGGGCTCACCGTGCGCAGCTTCATGGCGCATCCGGATGCGCACCGGCTGGAGCAGATTGCCCAGAGCGCGGCGAAGGGCGACCTGGTGATTCCCATCAGCCGGACCTTCAAGCTGGATGAAGCGCGCGAGGCCCAGAAGGTCGCGGAGCAGGGCGGCATGGGCAAGGTGCTGCTCGTCAACTGA